One Homalodisca vitripennis isolate AUS2020 unplaced genomic scaffold, UT_GWSS_2.1 ScUCBcl_2664;HRSCAF=7651, whole genome shotgun sequence genomic window carries:
- the LOC124372222 gene encoding uncharacterized protein LOC124372222, translated as MVGTIRSTRIGVPHELRPNKQRQPTSSLFAFHKKKTLVSYCPRRNKAVVLLSTMHNDDAIDEETGPKQKPEIVSFYNKTKIGVDVVDQMCSKYDVARNTRRWPMVVFFDLINISGINALCIYKFNNPEEKYMPRRVFIQHVAWELIKPQITQQNAECDNSCANEEERTGAPRT; from the coding sequence aTGGTTGGAACAATAAGGTCCACACGTATTGGAGTTCCACATGAACTAAGACCTAACAAACAGAGACAGCCTACATCGTCTCTGTTTGCCTTTCACAAAAAAAAGACCCTCGTCTCTTATTGTCCAAGAAGAAACAAGGCAGTTGTGTTGCTCTCAACAATGCATAACGACGATGCAATCGATGAAGAAACTGGACCGAAGCAAAAACCTGAAATTGTAAGTTTCTACAACAAGACAAAAATAGGTGTTGATGTTGTAGATCAAATGTGTTCCAAGTATGATGTTGCTCGTAACACTCGACGGTGGCCAATGGTGGTGTTTTTTGACTTGATAAACATCTCAGGAATAAACGCCCTTTGCATTTATAAGTTCAACAATCCTGAAGAAAAGTATATGCCGAGAAGAGTCTTCATTCAACATGTTGCCTGGGAACTGATCAAACCGCAAATCACCCAACAGAATGCAGAGTGCGACAATTCCTGTGCAAATGAAGAAGAGAGGACTGGCGCTCCTAGGACTTGA